One Gemmatimonadota bacterium genomic region harbors:
- a CDS encoding RNA polymerase sigma factor has translation MDERALVARAAAGEPDAQRALYDAHVDRVYRLAYRMAGDDDLARDFTQDTFIRAFGKLGDFRGESAFGTWLHTITMSVVLNGLRKVKRLRARETGMEELDTLGTTTRRADPDLRERLHGAIDALPPGYRTVFLMHDVEGFTHEEIGRALGIETGTSKAQLFRARARLRERLAAFAGAWSA, from the coding sequence TTGGACGAACGCGCACTGGTGGCACGAGCGGCTGCAGGGGAGCCCGACGCGCAGCGGGCCCTCTACGACGCCCATGTCGACCGGGTCTACCGCCTGGCGTACCGCATGGCGGGCGACGACGACCTCGCGCGGGACTTCACGCAGGACACGTTCATCCGTGCCTTCGGCAAGCTGGGGGATTTTCGGGGGGAGTCCGCGTTTGGGACCTGGCTCCACACCATCACGATGTCGGTGGTGTTGAACGGGCTCCGGAAGGTCAAGCGGCTGCGGGCGCGCGAAACCGGGATGGAGGAGCTGGACACGTTAGGCACGACGACGCGTCGCGCGGATCCCGACCTTCGGGAGCGGTTGCATGGGGCCATCGACGCCCTGCCGCCCGGCTATCGCACGGTGTTCCTGATGCACGATGTGGAAGGATTCACGCATGAGGAGATCGGCCGGGCCCTCGGGATCGAGACCGGCACCTCCAAGGCGCAGCTCTTCCGGGCCCGGGCCCGGCTGCGCGAACGACTGGCCGCCTTTGCCGGAGCATGGAGCGCATGA
- a CDS encoding DASS family sodium-coupled anion symporter, translated as MTTPAASPPLADQTWWRWAAVVGVALAVILAGAPEGITPEGWRLFAIFLATIVGSILRPAPPSAVVLFGVCAMAVTKTMTPALALKGYSDPVVWLVLCAFFISRGVMKTGLGRRIAFLFIRALGRKSLGLGYALVGTDALLATIVPSNSARAGGIVFPIVRSLSEAYDSTPGATRRRLGAYLMKTVYQCDVIACAMFLTGQASNVIIAKFAMDAAGIELTYAKWMLGGIVPGLVALLLVPWVLFRLFPPEVKETPHATAFAREELRKIGPMIRGEKLMLAVFAFVAILWMTPSIHGIHYAVVALLGVCTLLLTGVIEWSDLLAERQAWDTFIWYGGLVRMAEALGDTGVTKRFAEVAGGWTAGWDWTAALLILVVIYFYAHYAFASITAHATAMFTPFLVVAIAAGAPPQLAVLSLAAASNLDASLTHYGTTHAPIYFGAQYVTQREWWRLGFIVSLVTLGTWGTVGVAWWKLLGWW; from the coding sequence ATGACCACCCCCGCCGCCTCGCCCCCCCTCGCCGACCAGACCTGGTGGCGTTGGGCCGCCGTGGTGGGTGTTGCGCTGGCGGTCATCCTGGCTGGGGCGCCCGAAGGGATCACCCCGGAGGGTTGGCGGCTCTTCGCGATCTTCCTCGCGACCATCGTCGGGAGCATCCTGCGCCCTGCTCCGCCGAGCGCCGTCGTCCTGTTTGGCGTGTGCGCCATGGCGGTGACGAAGACGATGACGCCGGCCCTGGCACTCAAGGGGTATTCCGATCCAGTGGTCTGGCTCGTCCTCTGTGCCTTCTTCATTTCGCGCGGCGTCATGAAGACCGGCCTCGGTCGGCGCATCGCCTTCCTGTTCATTCGCGCCCTGGGCCGCAAGTCGTTGGGCCTGGGTTATGCTCTCGTCGGGACCGACGCGCTCCTGGCCACGATCGTTCCCAGCAACAGCGCGCGCGCGGGAGGGATCGTCTTCCCGATCGTGCGGAGCCTCTCCGAGGCGTACGACTCCACCCCGGGCGCCACCCGCCGTCGACTGGGCGCCTACCTGATGAAGACGGTGTACCAGTGCGATGTGATTGCGTGCGCCATGTTCCTCACCGGCCAGGCGTCCAACGTGATCATCGCGAAGTTCGCCATGGACGCGGCGGGCATTGAGCTGACGTACGCCAAGTGGATGCTGGGGGGGATCGTTCCCGGACTGGTGGCGTTGCTCCTCGTGCCGTGGGTCCTCTTTCGCCTCTTTCCGCCCGAGGTGAAGGAAACACCGCACGCGACCGCGTTCGCCCGTGAAGAACTCCGCAAGATCGGCCCGATGATCCGCGGAGAGAAGCTCATGCTGGCGGTCTTCGCCTTTGTGGCCATCCTCTGGATGACCCCGTCGATCCACGGGATCCACTATGCGGTGGTCGCCCTGCTGGGTGTCTGCACGCTGCTCCTTACCGGGGTGATCGAGTGGAGCGACCTGCTCGCCGAACGCCAGGCATGGGATACGTTCATCTGGTATGGGGGCCTCGTCCGCATGGCGGAGGCCCTCGGCGACACGGGCGTCACGAAGCGGTTCGCCGAAGTCGCTGGCGGGTGGACGGCCGGCTGGGACTGGACGGCGGCGCTCCTGATCCTCGTCGTGATCTACTTCTACGCCCATTACGCCTTCGCGAGCATCACGGCCCATGCGACGGCGATGTTCACTCCGTTCCTCGTCGTGGCCATCGCGGCCGGCGCCCCGCCACAGCTCGCCGTGTTGTCCCTCGCGGCGGCCTCCAACCTTGACGCATCGCTCACGCACTATGGCACGACACACGCCCCCATCTACTTCGGAGCCCAGTACGTGACCCAGCGGGAATGGTGGCGCCTCGGGTTCATCGTGTCCCTGGTGACGTTAGGCACCTGGGGCACGGTCGGCGTGGCGTGGTGGAAACTGCTGGGCTGGTGGTGA